One Candidatus Binatia bacterium DNA window includes the following coding sequences:
- the msrA gene encoding peptide methionine sulfoxide reductase MsrA: MWGKAVKLRLPSPEEALPGRPERMPVPKRHLVLGTPLEPPFPLGTERAIFGMGCFWGAERKFWQLPGVYTTAAGYSGGHTPNPTYEEVCTGLTGHAEVVLVVYDPLVIPYEELLQVFWESHDPTQGMRQGNDVGTQYRSAIYFTTESQREAAEASRRAYEEALRAAGFGPVTTEIAPAGEFYYAEPYHQQYLARNPFGYCGLGGTGVRYPGRAS, translated from the coding sequence ATGTGGGGCAAGGCCGTGAAGCTACGTCTCCCGAGCCCGGAGGAGGCTCTTCCGGGTCGGCCCGAGCGAATGCCGGTGCCGAAGCGGCACCTCGTGCTCGGCACGCCTCTGGAGCCGCCCTTCCCGCTGGGAACGGAGCGGGCGATTTTCGGCATGGGGTGTTTCTGGGGCGCCGAGAGAAAGTTCTGGCAGCTCCCGGGAGTCTACACCACGGCCGCGGGCTACTCGGGGGGCCATACTCCGAACCCCACTTACGAGGAGGTCTGCACGGGGCTTACGGGCCACGCGGAGGTGGTGCTGGTCGTTTACGACCCCCTGGTGATTCCGTACGAGGAGCTCCTGCAGGTGTTCTGGGAAAGCCACGACCCCACGCAGGGAATGCGGCAGGGAAACGACGTGGGAACGCAGTACCGATCCGCGATCTACTTCACCACCGAGAGCCAGCGCGAGGCCGCGGAAGCGTCCCGGCGTGCCTACGAAGAAGCGCTTCGTGCTGCGGGCTTCGGCCCCGTGACGACGGAAATCGCCCCTGCGGGCGAGTTCTACTACGCGGAGCCCTACCACCAGCAGTACCTGGCGAGAAATCCGTTCGGCTACTGCGGCCTGGGCGGCACCGGTGTGCGCTATCCTGGGCGGGCGTCTTGA
- a CDS encoding putative lipid transfer protein or keto acyl-CoA thiolase Ltp2, translating into MRRSAIRDKAAIVGIGQTRFARTLEASEYEMAVEAIWNACEDAGISPRQIDGVVRYDIEQIDEEQLLSVLGNPHLRFFSATSWGGGGSASVLVVAAAAIAARLAETILVYRARARGKRSSYGPGKHQGGRYWEKIPNVLPGPNQWHVPHGLVAAFQEMAMISMRHRIEYGTTDDQYADVAIAFRYHASRNPAAVMRTPITREDHHRSRMVSDPLRLLDCNIETDGAVALLVTSVERARDLRQPPAVIHAGAMAAGSHHIRLPTFFERPFEEQSPVRVARELFAQADCRREDIDCAFFYDFFTSMVILALEQYGFAPRGEGGPFVENGGLQWPRGRLVCNTNGGQLSEAFIHGFNNTAEAVRQIRGTSTSQVPDCEFVLVAGANTDPTGAVILRRL; encoded by the coding sequence ATGCGACGCTCCGCCATTCGCGACAAGGCCGCCATCGTCGGGATCGGACAGACACGGTTCGCACGCACGCTCGAGGCGAGCGAGTACGAGATGGCGGTGGAAGCCATCTGGAACGCGTGCGAAGACGCGGGGATTTCGCCGCGCCAGATCGACGGTGTCGTGCGTTACGACATCGAACAGATCGACGAAGAGCAGCTTCTTTCCGTGCTCGGAAACCCCCACCTTCGTTTTTTTTCGGCCACGTCCTGGGGTGGTGGAGGCTCGGCGTCCGTACTGGTGGTGGCGGCGGCCGCGATCGCGGCCCGTCTGGCCGAGACGATTCTCGTCTACCGTGCGCGAGCGCGTGGCAAGCGCTCGAGCTACGGTCCCGGCAAGCACCAGGGAGGACGTTACTGGGAAAAAATCCCGAACGTCCTCCCCGGCCCCAACCAGTGGCACGTCCCGCACGGTCTCGTCGCGGCCTTCCAGGAAATGGCCATGATCAGCATGCGGCACCGAATCGAGTACGGGACGACGGACGACCAGTACGCCGACGTCGCGATCGCCTTCCGCTACCACGCGAGCCGCAACCCCGCCGCCGTCATGCGCACCCCCATCACGCGGGAAGACCACCACCGCTCCCGTATGGTGTCGGATCCCCTCCGCCTTCTCGACTGCAACATCGAAACCGACGGCGCCGTGGCGCTTCTGGTGACCTCGGTCGAGCGGGCCCGGGATCTCCGGCAGCCTCCCGCGGTCATCCACGCGGGGGCCATGGCCGCGGGCTCCCATCACATCCGGCTGCCGACGTTTTTCGAGCGCCCGTTCGAAGAACAGTCGCCCGTACGCGTCGCCCGGGAGCTTTTCGCGCAGGCCGACTGCCGCCGGGAGGACATCGACTGTGCGTTCTTCTACGACTTCTTCACGTCGATGGTGATCCTGGCCCTCGAACAGTACGGGTTCGCGCCCCGGGGCGAGGGGGGGCCTTTCGTCGAGAACGGTGGCCTCCAGTGGCCCCGGGGAAGGCTCGTCTGCAACACGAACGGCGGGCAGCTCTCCGAAGCCTTTATCCACGGCTTCAACAACACGGCGGAAGCGGTGCGGCAGATCCGGGGGACGTCGACCTCGCAGGTTCCCGACTGCGAGTTCGTGCTCGTCGCCGGAGCGAACACGGATCCCACGGGTGCCGTGATCCTGCGCAGGCTCTGA
- a CDS encoding putative sulfotransferase: protein MTETFHVESLLEEARRRTGLEDFGDPSFRDGLEVLARSLEEEARLGESGRAAWRSQILGYLVERLRIEDWYRRHPEIDAQVVRAPIVVTGLPRTGTTALSNLLAQDPEARSLRFWESLRPTPPPEAATQDTDPRIAEADAMLEGMKAAAPDLAKMHDDNGRSPTENQDLLGQHFRTLHFDGMARVPAYVEWWLSCDMVPAYRHHRRVLKLLQWRCPPYRWNLKNPPDLFCLEAVTAVYPDARIVWTHRDPAKVLPSVCSLVATVRSIFSPEVDRHELGRAQLRLWAEAVRRGMEFRDRVGEERFVDVRMEELVSDPIVAVARIYDRFGLVLGEEAQKRMRLWLAENPQGKHGAHRYDLADFGLRLGEVREAFLPYVRRFAVRIEA, encoded by the coding sequence ATGACAGAGACCTTCCACGTCGAATCTCTCCTCGAAGAGGCGCGCCGACGGACCGGCCTCGAAGATTTCGGAGACCCCAGCTTCCGCGACGGACTCGAAGTCCTGGCTCGTTCCCTCGAAGAAGAGGCACGGCTGGGCGAAAGCGGTCGAGCCGCGTGGAGATCGCAGATCCTCGGATACCTGGTCGAGCGGCTCCGGATCGAGGATTGGTACCGGCGCCACCCCGAGATCGACGCCCAGGTCGTCCGGGCGCCGATCGTCGTGACGGGACTTCCGCGGACCGGAACGACGGCACTTTCGAATCTCCTGGCGCAGGATCCCGAAGCTCGTTCGCTTCGCTTCTGGGAGTCGCTGCGTCCGACGCCGCCGCCCGAGGCCGCGACGCAAGACACCGACCCGCGCATCGCCGAGGCGGATGCCATGCTCGAGGGCATGAAGGCCGCCGCACCCGACCTGGCGAAGATGCACGACGACAACGGCAGGAGCCCCACGGAGAACCAGGACCTTCTCGGGCAGCACTTCCGCACCCTGCATTTCGACGGCATGGCGAGGGTCCCGGCGTACGTCGAGTGGTGGCTCTCCTGCGACATGGTGCCCGCCTACCGGCACCACAGGCGCGTTCTCAAGCTGCTCCAGTGGCGCTGCCCGCCCTACCGCTGGAACCTGAAAAACCCGCCGGATCTCTTCTGCCTCGAGGCCGTGACGGCGGTCTATCCCGATGCACGCATCGTGTGGACCCACCGCGATCCCGCGAAGGTTCTGCCTTCGGTGTGCAGCCTCGTCGCCACCGTTCGTTCGATTTTCAGCCCGGAAGTCGACCGCCACGAGCTCGGGCGCGCGCAGCTTCGCCTCTGGGCGGAAGCCGTCCGGCGCGGGATGGAGTTCCGGGACCGCGTGGGGGAAGAACGTTTCGTCGACGTCCGCATGGAAGAGCTCGTCTCCGACCCGATCGTGGCGGTCGCGAGGATCTACGATCGGTTCGGTCTCGTGCTCGGCGAGGAAGCGCAAAAGCGCATGCGACTCTGGCTTGCCGAGAACCCGCAGGGCAAACACGGCGCTCACCGGTACGACCTCGCGGATTTCGGCCTCCGGCTCGGGGAGGTGCGCGAGGCGTTTTTGCCGTACGTGCGCCGTTTTGCCGTCCGAATCGAGGCGTAG
- the lysA gene encoding diaminopimelate decarboxylase, with protein MEGDRAEKRVLLERLAREFGTPAYVYFLGDIRRRAERLRTAFRGLFRLSYAVKSNPNRELLRRMREVVDLLDVSSAGEIRRAVRAGWPPGSTTFTGPAKTRDELRFAVRSRAGEVVLESLDEARLLEAICEQEGETQDVLLRIAPRHVPRGFGVNMSGKPTQFGVDEEELEDTLPALASLPRLRLRGFHIYSGTQCLKAEAVVENYRIFLDVFRRAATIAGLRPRRLVFGSGLGIPYHDADTALDLDAVASRTVPELERAREEPSFREAEFVLETGRYLVGEAGIYLTRVVRTKRSRGVTIALCDGGMNHHLGAAGHLGSILQRNYRMFKVTPDRGEESEYTLVGPLCTTIDTIGRNVRFRGLETGDVVAVECSGAYGLTASPIHFISHPPPREILVDEAEGTVRLEDVGEFSAEPGEA; from the coding sequence ATGGAAGGTGACCGAGCGGAGAAAAGGGTGCTCCTCGAGCGGCTCGCGCGCGAGTTCGGCACGCCCGCCTACGTCTACTTCCTCGGCGACATCCGCCGCCGCGCCGAGCGCCTGCGCACGGCGTTCCGGGGTCTTTTCCGCCTGAGCTACGCGGTCAAGAGCAACCCGAACCGCGAGCTCCTGCGCCGGATGCGCGAGGTCGTCGATCTGCTCGACGTTTCTTCGGCCGGCGAAATCCGGCGGGCGGTCCGTGCGGGCTGGCCGCCCGGGTCGACCACGTTCACCGGGCCCGCGAAAACCCGAGACGAGCTGCGCTTCGCCGTACGCTCGCGGGCGGGCGAGGTCGTACTCGAATCTCTCGACGAGGCGCGGCTTCTCGAAGCCATCTGCGAACAAGAGGGGGAAACGCAGGACGTCCTCCTCCGAATCGCGCCGCGGCACGTTCCCCGCGGTTTCGGCGTCAACATGAGCGGGAAACCCACGCAGTTCGGCGTCGACGAGGAGGAGCTCGAAGACACGCTCCCGGCCCTCGCTTCCCTCCCCCGCCTTCGGCTCCGCGGCTTCCACATCTATTCGGGCACGCAGTGCCTCAAGGCGGAAGCCGTCGTGGAGAACTACCGCATCTTTCTCGACGTCTTCCGCCGCGCGGCCACGATCGCGGGCCTGCGGCCGCGGCGTCTCGTCTTCGGCTCCGGGCTCGGCATCCCCTACCACGATGCGGACACGGCGCTCGACCTGGACGCGGTGGCTTCGAGGACCGTGCCGGAGCTCGAGCGAGCCCGGGAGGAGCCCTCGTTCCGCGAAGCCGAGTTCGTCCTGGAGACGGGCCGCTACCTCGTGGGCGAGGCCGGCATCTACCTCACGCGGGTCGTCCGGACGAAACGCTCGCGGGGTGTGACGATCGCCCTCTGCGACGGCGGCATGAACCACCACCTCGGCGCGGCCGGGCATCTCGGGAGCATCCTCCAGCGCAACTACCGCATGTTCAAGGTCACCCCGGACCGGGGGGAGGAAAGCGAGTACACTCTCGTCGGGCCGCTCTGCACCACGATCGATACGATCGGCCGCAACGTCCGGTTTCGTGGGCTCGAGACGGGCGACGTCGTCGCGGTCGAGTGCAGCGGGGCGTACGGGCTCACCGCGAGTCCGATCCACTTCATCAGCCATCCGCCGCCGCGGGAAATCCTGGTCGACGAAGCGGAGGGCACGGTACGCCTCGAGGACGTCGGCGAGTTCTCGGCGGAGCCCGGGGAGGCGTGA
- a CDS encoding RNA-binding protein: MMGSTVYVGGLPYSTGDAELSELFSAHGTVESVRIVTDRMTGRSRGFGFVEMSSAEEAEAAIAALNGSVLEGRTLTVNQAKPRESKPRQDSGRGRFGRTRPGRNRW, translated from the coding sequence ATGATGGGATCGACTGTTTACGTAGGTGGCTTGCCCTATTCCACGGGTGACGCGGAGTTGAGCGAGCTTTTTTCCGCCCACGGTACCGTGGAGTCCGTTCGGATCGTCACGGATCGGATGACGGGGCGCTCGCGAGGCTTCGGCTTCGTCGAGATGTCCTCGGCGGAAGAGGCCGAGGCAGCGATCGCGGCGCTCAACGGGTCCGTCCTCGAAGGGCGCACCCTGACCGTGAATCAGGCAAAGCCGCGGGAATCGAAGCCCAGGCAGGACTCCGGTCGGGGGCGCTTCGGGCGCACCCGCCCGGGCCGCAACCGCTGGTAA
- a CDS encoding oxidoreductase, whose product MRLAGKVALVTGATKGIGRGIARVFAREGAKVVLAGRSVEAGKEVEGEILREGGEAVFVRTDVGVEEDVARAVREAVDSFGKLTTLVNNAAATHLVGLPGKGDTRVDRLENRVFAETLQTNLWGLFWCCKHAIPEMIRAGGGSVVNISSGVATKGAPDMDAYTASKGAMNALTRAMAVEYAKDRIRVNAIATGFVESGEQTEELLRTPGQRELLRNIVPLPYFGTPEDIAYGCVYLASDEARYVTGVVLPIDGGYLACPS is encoded by the coding sequence ATGCGGCTTGCGGGGAAAGTGGCTCTGGTCACGGGGGCGACGAAGGGGATCGGACGTGGCATCGCTCGGGTCTTCGCCCGCGAGGGTGCCAAGGTGGTCCTCGCCGGGCGTTCGGTCGAGGCGGGAAAGGAAGTGGAGGGCGAAATTCTCCGGGAGGGCGGCGAGGCGGTGTTCGTGCGGACGGACGTCGGCGTGGAAGAAGACGTCGCACGTGCCGTGCGGGAGGCCGTGGACTCTTTCGGAAAGCTCACCACGCTCGTGAACAACGCGGCCGCCACGCACCTCGTGGGCCTTCCCGGCAAGGGAGACACGAGGGTGGATCGGCTCGAGAACCGGGTCTTCGCCGAAACCCTCCAGACCAACCTCTGGGGTCTTTTCTGGTGCTGCAAGCACGCGATCCCCGAGATGATTCGGGCCGGTGGAGGATCCGTCGTGAACATTTCCTCGGGCGTGGCGACCAAGGGCGCGCCGGACATGGACGCCTACACGGCGAGCAAGGGAGCGATGAATGCGCTCACGCGTGCGATGGCGGTGGAGTACGCCAAGGACCGGATCCGCGTGAACGCCATCGCGACGGGATTCGTGGAAAGCGGGGAGCAGACCGAAGAGCTCCTTCGAACTCCGGGCCAGCGCGAGCTCCTGCGGAACATCGTTCCCCTTCCGTACTTCGGAACACCCGAGGACATCGCCTACGGGTGTGTCTACCTCGCTTCGGACGAGGCGCGCTACGTGACCGGAGTCGTTCTCCCGATCGACGGCGGCTACCTGGCCTGTCCGTCCTGA
- a CDS encoding MBL fold metallo-hydrolase, with protein MFGHVPRSLWQRWVRPDAENRIPLATRCLLVEEDGGRRILFEAGIGLFFPPELRRRYGVVENEHVLLRRLGQLGVRPEEIDVVVLSHLHFDHAGGVLAPWDPGRTPDLCFPRARFVVSRGAWERALRPHLRDRASFVPELPDLLEKTRRLEIVDGPVSETLGGHYRFVFSEGHTPGLMLALFDTEDGPILYASDLVPGKAWVHLPVTMGYDRYPELLVDEKRRIFDELLPAGGWLFFTHDPDTARCRIERDPEGRYRASESQADVEGVELRTSRKT; from the coding sequence ATGTTCGGCCACGTGCCTCGGTCGCTCTGGCAGCGCTGGGTCCGACCCGACGCGGAGAACCGCATCCCGCTCGCCACCCGGTGCCTTCTCGTGGAGGAGGACGGCGGTCGCCGCATCCTGTTCGAGGCCGGCATCGGCCTTTTCTTCCCCCCGGAGTTGCGGAGGCGCTACGGTGTCGTCGAAAACGAACACGTGCTGCTGCGCCGGCTCGGACAACTCGGCGTTCGACCCGAAGAGATCGACGTCGTCGTCCTCTCCCATTTGCACTTCGATCACGCGGGTGGCGTTCTCGCGCCGTGGGACCCCGGGCGAACGCCGGACCTCTGCTTCCCGCGTGCCCGCTTCGTGGTAAGCCGAGGAGCCTGGGAGCGAGCCCTCCGACCGCACCTTCGCGACCGGGCGTCGTTCGTGCCCGAGCTACCGGACCTCCTCGAGAAAACCCGCCGACTCGAAATCGTCGACGGGCCGGTTTCCGAGACGCTCGGTGGCCACTACCGTTTCGTTTTTTCCGAGGGCCACACTCCGGGCCTGATGCTCGCGCTCTTCGACACCGAGGACGGGCCGATTCTTTACGCGAGCGACCTCGTGCCGGGAAAAGCCTGGGTACATCTCCCCGTCACGATGGGATACGACCGCTATCCCGAACTCCTCGTGGACGAGAAACGGCGGATCTTCGACGAGCTTCTGCCGGCCGGGGGATGGCTCTTTTTCACGCACGACCCCGACACCGCCCGCTGTCGGATCGAGCGGGACCCCGAGGGGCGTTACCGAGCTTCCGAGTCACAGGCAGACGTGGAGGGCGTCGAGCTTCGCACCTCTCGGAAGACCTGA
- the slyD gene encoding peptidyl-prolyl cis-trans isomerase, producing the protein MIEEGSRVRIHYTLSVDGEIIESSVGQEPFEYIHGTGQIVPGLEEQLAGLEPGDKKEIDVPPEKGYGEFDRSAVQRVPRAAFRDPEELEVGDVVTGEIRGQRFQATVAEVGPEEITLDLNHPLAGKTLHFSIEVVSVG; encoded by the coding sequence ATGATCGAAGAAGGATCGCGTGTTCGCATCCATTACACGCTCAGTGTCGACGGAGAGATCATCGAAAGTTCCGTCGGGCAGGAACCCTTCGAGTACATCCACGGCACGGGCCAGATCGTGCCCGGTCTGGAAGAGCAACTCGCGGGACTCGAGCCGGGAGACAAAAAGGAAATCGACGTCCCGCCCGAGAAAGGCTACGGGGAGTTCGACCGCAGCGCCGTACAGCGCGTACCGAGGGCCGCTTTCCGGGATCCCGAGGAACTCGAGGTAGGAGACGTCGTCACCGGCGAAATCCGGGGACAAAGGTTCCAGGCCACCGTGGCCGAAGTGGGTCCCGAAGAAATCACGCTCGATCTCAACCACCCGCTGGCGGGTAAAACGCTGCATTTCTCGATCGAGGTCGTGAGCGTGGGCTGA
- a CDS encoding colanic acid biosynthesis glycosyltransferase WcaL — MTPGEARPGRELAYLFPAFPVFHQTFVLWEVLGVRRCGLDPKIYSLRGPSKRQQPEGEKIIPEVRYLPGWTSARLWRDNWELLRRRPGVWFDAFRSVVLAWRSGADVRLEWPGARRPTWYNRLRGWYNTHPLLYLLRSLALVPVAVHLARKLREDGVGHLHAHWMTYPATVAYVVHRLTGIPFSLSAHAYDIYMVQRMIPEKLRAASFVVTCAKANAAFLGSLAPDAAGRIHVLYHGVDTRRFRPGGNRGDGGGPLHLVSCGQLERYKGMHLLVDACGILKTRGVDLRCRIVGEGPERRSLERQIRARGLEGTVELLGALPQVELARILRESDIFVLASELAGRSRRRDVIANVVVEAMASGLPVVASKVPGIEELVADGQTGCLFPPNRTDELARAILKLAAEPSLRRRFGEAARRRVVEEFDSEKNVRRLAELLRGCTSDRTESALVG; from the coding sequence ATGACTCCAGGCGAGGCGAGACCCGGCCGGGAACTTGCGTACCTGTTTCCCGCCTTTCCCGTCTTCCACCAGACCTTCGTCCTCTGGGAGGTGCTCGGGGTCCGTCGGTGCGGCCTCGACCCGAAGATCTACTCCCTTCGGGGACCGAGCAAGAGGCAGCAGCCCGAGGGAGAAAAAATCATCCCGGAGGTCCGCTATCTGCCCGGTTGGACTTCGGCCCGACTCTGGCGCGACAACTGGGAACTCCTTCGCCGGCGGCCCGGGGTCTGGTTCGACGCTTTTCGCTCGGTCGTGCTCGCCTGGCGCTCGGGGGCAGATGTGCGGCTCGAGTGGCCCGGAGCCCGGCGACCGACGTGGTACAACCGGCTTCGAGGCTGGTACAACACCCACCCCCTCCTCTACCTGCTTCGCTCCCTCGCGCTCGTGCCGGTCGCGGTACACCTGGCCCGGAAGCTCCGCGAGGACGGGGTCGGCCACCTCCACGCGCACTGGATGACGTACCCTGCGACGGTCGCCTACGTGGTCCACCGGCTCACCGGTATTCCTTTCAGCCTGAGCGCCCACGCCTACGACATTTACATGGTCCAGCGGATGATCCCGGAGAAGCTCCGCGCCGCGAGCTTCGTGGTCACGTGTGCCAAGGCCAACGCGGCCTTCCTCGGAAGCCTGGCACCGGACGCGGCCGGCCGGATCCACGTCCTCTACCACGGCGTCGACACTCGTCGCTTCCGGCCCGGCGGTAACCGAGGCGACGGCGGGGGCCCCTTGCATCTCGTCTCCTGCGGACAGCTCGAACGGTACAAGGGGATGCACCTCCTCGTCGACGCCTGTGGGATCCTGAAGACTCGGGGAGTCGACCTCCGCTGTCGAATCGTAGGCGAAGGACCCGAACGGCGGTCTCTCGAGCGGCAGATCCGGGCACGGGGACTCGAAGGGACGGTGGAGCTTCTCGGGGCTCTTCCTCAGGTCGAGTTGGCCCGGATCCTCCGGGAATCCGACATCTTCGTCCTCGCAAGCGAACTGGCGGGTCGTTCGCGCAGGCGGGACGTGATCGCCAACGTGGTAGTGGAAGCGATGGCGAGCGGGCTTCCCGTGGTCGCGTCGAAGGTGCCGGGCATCGAAGAGCTCGTCGCGGACGGGCAGACGGGTTGTCTCTTTCCGCCCAACCGAACGGACGAGCTCGCTCGGGCCATCCTGAAGCTCGCCGCCGAGCCGTCCTTGCGTCGGAGGTTCGGCGAAGCCGCCCGCCGGCGCGTCGTGGAGGAGTTCGACAGCGAGAAAAACGTCCGACGCCTGGCCGAACTCCTGCGGGGTTGCACCTCGGATCGGACCGAGTCCGCCCTGGTCGGCTGA
- a CDS encoding acyl-CoA ligase (AMP-forming), exosortase A system-associated has protein sequence MRENALVRCVARHAKERGSKVAVCEWDPRSPREATYSELYRDALRYAGFLSRQAPPGEIVPLLTGKSVASIAAMLGAMIAGRPFCFLNPKYRWPQVAAVLRATDASLCVLDATGSLSLRGGVERLGAKPGTTWLWLGGEGAAAVSARTATELRSAYRVVERSSLPEAPDPGPPPSPASEVGACLFTSGSSGEPKGVLVSTEDLVARTEAEVRWFGLGDSDVLLSVLPFSFDVGLNQLLSALYVGAELVLLKSWLPADIVTAAGARRVTGISAVPAIWQDFLRAGLRFDTEGQHAPLRYVTVSGGSLPAPTLAKLRSVLGRAGIFKTYGQTEAFRTASLRPEELARKPESVGRAFPGARFYVVDEDGKPCPPGEVGEIVHTGLGIMLGYLGNRELTPEEERKLRPNPFYGPEDSSPLAVFTGDLGFVDPEGYLYLKGRRDSMTKIQGNRVYPLEVAAQLLAVPGVEDAVVLGVAGPGADPLLVAFVVPARGSRLSPASIRKELNLRLPSYMIPQRTVFVERIPRTATGKPDEKLLRERASGVEAAAEGR, from the coding sequence GTGCGCGAGAACGCTCTGGTGCGCTGTGTCGCGAGACACGCCAAAGAAAGGGGCTCCAAGGTCGCGGTCTGCGAATGGGATCCCCGGAGCCCGAGGGAAGCGACTTATTCCGAGCTTTACCGCGACGCACTCCGCTACGCCGGCTTCCTCTCCCGGCAAGCCCCGCCGGGCGAGATCGTCCCGCTCCTGACCGGGAAGTCCGTAGCGTCGATCGCCGCCATGCTGGGTGCCATGATCGCCGGGAGGCCTTTCTGCTTCCTGAACCCGAAATACCGGTGGCCCCAGGTGGCGGCCGTCCTCCGAGCGACGGATGCTTCGCTCTGCGTTCTCGACGCGACCGGGAGTTTGTCGCTCCGCGGCGGCGTCGAAAGGCTCGGGGCGAAGCCCGGGACGACGTGGCTCTGGCTCGGGGGAGAGGGGGCCGCTGCGGTGTCGGCCCGCACCGCGACCGAGCTCCGGTCGGCCTACCGGGTGGTGGAAAGGTCGAGCCTGCCGGAAGCCCCCGACCCCGGGCCGCCACCGAGCCCGGCGTCCGAGGTCGGCGCGTGCCTTTTCACTTCCGGCTCGTCGGGTGAGCCCAAGGGAGTGCTGGTTTCGACCGAAGACCTCGTCGCCCGAACGGAAGCGGAAGTGCGCTGGTTCGGTCTCGGGGACTCGGACGTTCTCCTGAGTGTCCTTCCCTTCTCCTTCGACGTCGGCTTGAACCAGCTTCTCTCGGCGCTCTACGTCGGTGCCGAGCTCGTTCTGCTCAAGTCGTGGCTTCCGGCCGACATCGTCACCGCCGCCGGGGCCCGACGTGTCACCGGCATCTCGGCCGTCCCCGCCATCTGGCAGGATTTTCTCCGCGCCGGCCTCCGGTTCGACACCGAGGGGCAGCACGCGCCCTTGCGCTACGTCACGGTGTCGGGCGGTAGCCTTCCGGCTCCGACGCTCGCAAAGCTCCGGTCGGTCCTGGGACGGGCCGGCATTTTCAAGACTTACGGTCAGACCGAAGCGTTTCGCACCGCCTCGCTCCGCCCCGAAGAGCTCGCGCGCAAGCCCGAAAGCGTGGGCCGGGCTTTCCCGGGCGCCCGCTTCTACGTCGTCGACGAGGACGGCAAGCCGTGCCCTCCCGGCGAGGTCGGCGAGATCGTGCACACGGGGCTGGGTATCATGCTGGGATACCTCGGGAACCGCGAGCTCACGCCCGAGGAGGAGCGCAAGCTGCGTCCCAACCCCTTTTACGGTCCCGAGGACTCGTCGCCGCTGGCCGTGTTCACGGGAGATCTCGGGTTCGTCGACCCGGAGGGCTACCTCTACCTCAAGGGCCGGCGGGACTCCATGACGAAAATCCAGGGAAACCGCGTCTATCCCCTCGAGGTGGCGGCTCAGCTTCTGGCCGTGCCCGGGGTGGAAGATGCGGTGGTGCTCGGGGTCGCTGGCCCCGGAGCGGATCCGCTCCTCGTCGCCTTCGTGGTCCCGGCAAGAGGATCCCGACTTTCCCCCGCTTCGATCCGCAAGGAGTTGAACCTGCGGCTTCCGTCCTACATGATCCCGCAGCGCACGGTCTTCGTCGAACGCATTCCGAGAACCGCCACGGGAAAGCCCGACGAAAAGCTGCTGCGCGAGCGGGCCAGCGGAGTCGAAGCCGCAGCGGAAGGTCGATGA